ACGATGGTGCTCTGCTTGCGCTGGAACTCCATGCGGTCGGCGGTGATCTCGACGGGCGTGTCCTTATCGGCGAACAGACCGGCGGCGGCCGTTCCGCGGCTACGGGCCACGTCCTCGGAGGCTCTCGCCACCGGACCGGCGGCGTGCAGGAGCAGCATGACCGCCAGACCCAGCATGCAGCGGAATCCGTCGCTTGTCCTTGGTTGTCTCATCGACCCGCGCCCCTTCCCCGGGCCAGCCGCCGGACCACTTCGGCGTGGCCCACGCGCCCCGATTGAATGGTGGTTCGTACGGCCCTCCGAAGCTCGATGGTCTCGTCCACGAGCGAGTAGGTCATGTTCTCGCCCTCGAAATCCACGCCGTCCACGGTGGCCGTCACCTTGCCCGGGCAAACCACGCGGTTCTCGGCATGAAGGTAGATGAGCTTCTCGGTGAGGAATCGCACACCCTGGTAGGTGATGTCCACTGCGCCGTCCAGTTCCGCCCGTTGCAATTGGCCGTCGGGCAGGAAAACGTTCCCCTGCCGGCCGGTGGCCTTGAGGATCCGGCCATCCTCCCGGTAGAAGACCAGCGCCGGTTTCCTGATCAAGGCCCTCTCTTCGGACTTGAAATAGGTCGCCTCGACCCCTTTCACCTCCCAGGCCTTGCGCCCGTCTTCGATCCGGCTGCGGCGAAAGTTCTTGACCTGCAAGGCCGCCCCCGGGGTGAACTGCAATAACGCCCGGGGGTCGCGGAGCGCCTGTTCCCGCAGGTGCCGCGTCACCTCGACGCCGACGAAGATCACCCCGGCGGCCGCAACCAGCAACAGCCACAACCGTTTCGACCGCATGCATCACCTTCCGGGGACGAGACAGGACATCAGTTTCGGGATACCAACTCGTCCCGCGTGTGTAAAGCCGCGGGCATGAATATTGCGTCGAGAATTCCGCGCACGCCGGATTCAGCGGTCGTACTGCTTCAACAAAGCGTCCCACCTTCCGGTAAGGTGCAACAGCAACTCCGCCACCTCGCGCACCGCGCCGTGGCCGCCGGGCCGGAGCGTGACGTAATGGGCGTGCGCCTTCAAGCCTTCCCAGGCGTCCTTCACCGCCACCGCGAAGGCTACCCTTCGCAGCACGGGCAGGTCCTGCATGTCGTCGCCCACATAGGCGATCTCGGCGTCGGCGAGGCCGGTCTCCGCCTTGACCCGTTGATAGCCGGCGAGCTTGTCGGCAACGTTCTGGTAGACGAGTCCGATGGACAGGCGCTTGGCTCGCACCGCCACGGCGCGCGAGGCGCGCCCGGTGAGCAGCCCGACGCGGAACCCCGCATCCTGGAGCAGCTTGATGCCGTGACCGTCCTGGACGTCGAAGCGGGTGACCTCCTCGCCCCGTTCGTCGATGACGATACCGCCGTCGGTCAGCACGCCGTCGACGTCGAGCAACAGCAGCTTGACGTCCCGGACCTTGGCGCGCAGCGCGTCGACTCCGGGCGGCGCCGGAGCGTCAGACGAGACCGGCCTTGAGGAGGTCATGGAGGTGGAGTATCCCTTGGGGCTTGGCCGAGTCCTCGGACTCGATGAACAGAGAGGTGATGGAGAACCTCTCCATCAGCGCCACGCCCTCGGCGGCGAGCGCGTCGGCGGCGATGGTCTTGGGGTCCCGGGTCATGATCTCCGATGCCCGGCGTTCCAGCATATCGCCCGTGCCGTCGCTCCGGGCAAGACAGCGGCGCAGGTCTCCGTCGGTGATGACCCCCACCAGCGCCTGCTCCCGGTTCAACACGCCGGTCACTCCGAGCCGCTTGGACGTGATCTCCAGGAGGATGTCCCTGAGCGGCGTGTCCTCGAACACCAGCGGGACGTCGTCGCCGGAGTGCATGAGGTCGCCCGTGCGCAGCAGCAGCCGGCGGCCCAGAGCGCCGCCCGGATGCCGCAGCAGGAAGTCCTCCTCCTTGAACTCCCGGCGCTCCAGCAGCACCACGGCGAGAGCGTCGCCCATGGCCAGGGCCGCGGTGGTGCTGGCGGTGGGCGAGAGACCCAGGGGACAGGCCTCCTCGGGGACCCCGACGTCCAGCACCACGTCCGCCGAACGGGCCAGACTCGATTGCGCATTGCCGGTCATGGCGATGAGCTTGAGGTCCCAGCGCTTGATCAGCGGCAGCATCCGCAGGACCTCCTCGGACTCGCCGCTGTTGGACACGGCCAGCACCACGTCGTCGCGCATGATCATGCCCAGGTCGCCGTGGCTCGCCTCGGCCGCGTGCAGGAAGAACGCCGGCGTCCCGGTGCTCGCCAGCGTGGCCGCGATCTTGTGGCAGATGAGACCCGACTTGCCCACGCCGGTGACGATGACCTTGCCGGTGCAGTGGTGCAGGAGTTCCACCGCGTGCGGAAACGTCTCGCCGATCCGATCCCGGGCCGCGGCGATGCCGCCGATCTCGACGTCCAACACCTCGCGGGCCTTGCGCACTGCGTCTCCCGACCTGCCCATGTCACCCGCTCCCCTGCGCCTTGACCCGGCTGTCGATATCCTTCACCGCGCCCAGCAACGCTTCGAGGCCGGCCAGGGGAAAGGACGTGGGACCGTCACTCAGAGCCCGGTCCGGGTCCTCGTGGACCTCCATGAACAGCGCGTCCACGCCCACGGCCGCGCCCGCCCGCGCCAACGGCGCGATGAACTGCCGGTCACCGCCCGAGGCCTGGCCCAGGCCACCGGGGAGCTGCAGGCT
The sequence above is drawn from the Deltaproteobacteria bacterium genome and encodes:
- the lptC gene encoding LPS export ABC transporter periplasmic protein LptC; protein product: MRSKRLWLLLVAAAGVIFVGVEVTRHLREQALRDPRALLQFTPGAALQVKNFRRSRIEDGRKAWEVKGVEATYFKSEERALIRKPALVFYREDGRILKATGRQGNVFLPDGQLQRAELDGAVDITYQGVRFLTEKLIYLHAENRVVCPGKVTATVDGVDFEGENMTYSLVDETIELRRAVRTTIQSGRVGHAEVVRRLARGRGAGR
- a CDS encoding HAD hydrolase family protein, whose translation is MTSSRPVSSDAPAPPGVDALRAKVRDVKLLLLDVDGVLTDGGIVIDERGEEVTRFDVQDGHGIKLLQDAGFRVGLLTGRASRAVAVRAKRLSIGLVYQNVADKLAGYQRVKAETGLADAEIAYVGDDMQDLPVLRRVAFAVAVKDAWEGLKAHAHYVTLRPGGHGAVREVAELLLHLTGRWDALLKQYDR
- a CDS encoding KpsF/GutQ family sugar-phosphate isomerase, translating into MGRSGDAVRKAREVLDVEIGGIAAARDRIGETFPHAVELLHHCTGKVIVTGVGKSGLICHKIAATLASTGTPAFFLHAAEASHGDLGMIMRDDVVLAVSNSGESEEVLRMLPLIKRWDLKLIAMTGNAQSSLARSADVVLDVGVPEEACPLGLSPTASTTAALAMGDALAVVLLERREFKEEDFLLRHPGGALGRRLLLRTGDLMHSGDDVPLVFEDTPLRDILLEITSKRLGVTGVLNREQALVGVITDGDLRRCLARSDGTGDMLERRASEIMTRDPKTIAADALAAEGVALMERFSITSLFIESEDSAKPQGILHLHDLLKAGLV